Genomic segment of Clostridium sp. Marseille-P299:
ATTGGGCCAATTATCCTGCTGTATCCATTTGTACAGAAGTATTTTGTAACTGGACTTACCATGGGTTCCGTGAAAGGTTGAGAACTTCTAAATCGAAATTATAGTCTTTACTTATAAGTAGAAGAACTATAAAATAAAAGGAGGAAAAAGTATGAAATTAAAAAAAGTTGTGTCGAGTATTTTATGCCTTACTATGGCTACCGTGCTATTAGCTGGATGTAGTAAAGGGGGAAAAGCAAACCAAACAGGCAATCAAGCGGATTCAGAAGGAAATGTGGAGTTATCACAGCATGTCACACTTAGCCTGTATCTTTATGGTTCTGCGGGGGTAGCAAACGCTGATATTTTAGCAGAAATCAATCGTAAACTTACAGAAGATATCAATACATCCATCGAAATCAAGTATATCGATTGGGGTGATATCGGCACAAAGTATCCGCTCATTTGGGCTTCTGGGGAAGAGTTTGATATGGCGTATGCTTCAGCAACCACTGCTGTACCATTTTACACACTTGCAAAACAGGGTTCTTTATATGATATTACGAGTATCATTGACAAGTATACCCCAACCCTAAAGGAAAAAGTTCCAGCATCCAGTTGGGCTGCAACATCATCCGATGGTAAAATCTATGGAGTACCTAGCCTTGGTTCAGGCTATAACAATACTGGATTTGTATACAATAAAGCGAATTGTAAAAAATGGGGTATTAGTGAAGTTACAGATTTAGAATCCATGATAGCATATTGTGACGCTTCCGTAGCAAATGGTATTTATCCTTTTAATGGTGACGCTAACATATCAAAAGATTTTTATAAAATGTTAGTTGAATTAACTGGAAAATGGGTTCCTGCTCCTGGAATATCAAATGAAGAAATGTTTTTAGTAACTCGCGATTATAATAATATTAATGATATTGTTCACCCAGCATTTACGGATGAATTTGTAGAGTTTGTGAAAATGTTAGATGAATGGGAAGGAAAAGGCTATTGGCCTAAGGATATTTTATCCGCTTCTACAGGTGATAAAGAAATGTATAAGAATGGACAATCCTCTTCTTACATAACACATTTGGGAGATTGGACAGGAAACTATACAAATATTCATGGTCAATTACAAGATCAAGATATTGATGCATGGTATTTTGGTGAAACTACGAATAAAATAATGAAAAGCTCACCAGCACAGGATATCACAGTTGTGAATGCGAATTCGAAAAATGCAGAAAGATGTGTTATGGCAATCGAAAAATTCTTAACAGATCAATCTTACTATAATTTGTGGCAGTATGGTATCGAAGGTCGTCAATACCAAGTTGCAGATGGATTTCTTGAAAAACCTGCAAGTTACGATGAAAATGTAGATGCAGGCGGATTTGCTGGATGGGCATTTAGTAACTCAGAATTTAAGATTCCACTAAAAACAGAGCATCCAAGCCGTTACGAGAAAATGGCTGAGTGGAGTAAGATTTATCTTAGTGACCCTTACACAGGATTTAGCTTTGATTCATCTAAGGTAAGTACAGAACTTTCAGCAATAAGTAACGTAAACTCAACACTTGGTATTCAGCTTATGTTAGGTAAGACAGATAATGTAGAGGCTGCTATTGAGGAATATAGAAATCAGTTAAAAAAGGCAGGTATTGATACGGTTATAGAAGAATTAAAAAATCAACTATCATCCTTTACACCTGTTGTGACAAACTAATAAAAAGAGCTGTTGCACAACAATTACATAGAGTTTTGCAACAGCCTCTTTTCTATAAAATAAAGTATTTAAATCTTGATAATGGAGGTACATAATGGCGAAGGTCAATATTAAGGATATAGCAAGACTATCAGGAGTAGGTATTGCAACAGTTTCTCGTGTAATAAATCAAACTGGGAAAGTCAGTGAGAAGACAAGAAAGAAAGTTATGGATGTAATTAATGAATATAATTATATCCCTAATAATAATGCTCGAAATCTAAAATTAACTCAATCTGAAAATATTGCATTGATTGTCAAGTATATGTCCAACCCATTTTTTATCAAGATGATGGATGTCATAGAAATGGAAATGGAATCTAGAGGATATCCCCTTTTGATTCAGAACGTAGATGATAGGTCAGATGAACTTGATATTGCAATCAGTGAGTCTATGCACAGTAATTTATGTGGTGTAATTATTTTAGGAGGGTCCTTCTCTTCCTATACTGAGGCGAAATTTAAGCAACTTGGGATACCCTCTGTTCTTCTTACCGTAAATTCTGAAGGAAATGTTGACCCCTCTCTTTATTCAAGCGTGATTATAGATGATGAAAAAGAGGCCTATAAAGCAACGAAATATTTGATTGAAATGGGACATAGGAATATAGGGTTTTTATACAAAGATTCAGACAGTCTGGTTACTCCGAATATATTGCGCTATCAAGGATATAAAAGAGCATTGGAGGAAAGTGGTATTCCAGTGGATAATAATTTAATATCTACAGGACTTCCAATCAGTGGCACAGGTTTTCGTACAGGATTTATGGCTATGAAACAGTTAATGCAAAAAAATCCTCATATGACTGCTGTTTTTGCCTTTTCTGATGTATTGGCAATTGGAGCAGCAAAGGCAGCATTAAGTAGTGGTAAGAGAATACCGGAAGATATCTCCATTATAGGATTTGATGGTATAGAAATGATGGAATTTTATAATCCAGCTTTGGATACTGTGTATCAGCCTGCAACAGAAATGGCTTTATCGGCAGTATCACTATTGCAGGGAATGATGAATGGAGAAAAATCACAGCACATCGTGTATGACTCTGTTATTATGAAACGAGGTTCCGTTAAAAAGATATAAACGAAAGAATAAAACATTACTTTATTGTGTAAGGGAAAGGACGTGCAATGGATCAACAGAAGTTAAAAGAATTAGTTAGTGATATGAGTCTTACAGAGAAAATAAATCAACTGTTGCAAGTGACTAGTGGATTTTTCGTAAATGAAGCAGAACTTACTGGCCCTATAAGGGAAAATGGAATCACTGAGGAAAGTATTTCAGAGGCGGGTTCTATCATTGGATTATTAGGTGCAAAAAAATATAAGGAAATACAGGATGCTTACATAGAAAAACATCCACATAAAATTCCGTTGTTAATTATGCTGGATGTAATCAATGGATTTAGAACCATATTTCCTATACCGTTAGCCCAAGGAGCTACCTTTGAGCCAGAGTTATCAAAAAAATGTGCAAAGATAGCAGCAAAGGAATCCGCGGTTTCTGGAGTCCATGTTACTTTTGCACCTATGGTTGATTTAGTTAGGGATGCAAGATGGGGAAGAGTAATGGAATCCACTGGCGAGGATACAAAGCTAAACAGTGACTTTGCAGCTGCAATGGTAGAGGGATTCCAAGGAAATCATGTGGGCGAGGAATATAAAATTGCAGCTTGTGTGAAGCATTTTGCAGCATATGGTGCTCCAACTGCGGGTAGAGAATACAATACGGTGGAACTGTCAGAGAATACCCTAAGGGGTTATTATTTACCAGCTTATGAAGCAGCCATTAAGGCCGGAGTGGAAATGGTAATGACATCATTTAATACCTTAAATGGAGTTCCTGCTACTGGAAACCAATGGCTTATGAGAGATGTACTAAGAGATGAGATGAAATTTGATGGTGTTTTAATATCTGATTGGGCAGCCATTGAAGAGTTGATTTATCATGGTTATGCAAAGGATCGAAAAGCAGCAGCAGGTTTGGCTATGAATGCTGGTGTAGATATTGATATGATGACAGGAATCTATAGTCAAAATCTAGTTTCTCTTATAGAAGACGGGACAGTTAAGGAAGAAATATTAGATGAAGCAGTTCTTCGGATACTTCAATTAAAGAATAAATTAGGTTTATTTGAAAATCCATATAAAGATGCAGATGAGGAAAAAGAAAAAGAAGTTATATTATGTGAGGAACATAGACAGGTTTCTTTGGAAGCAGCAGAAAAGTCCTTTGTTTTATTAAAGAATGAGGGAATTCTTCCTTTAAATAAGAAAGAAAAGGTAGCACTCATTGGTCCATTTGTTCATGAAAAGGAAATATACGGTACCTGGTCTATGCTTGGAAGACCGGAGGATACAGTATCAATAGCAAATGCTGCTGAAAAATATAGAGTGGATTATGAATTAACTTTTGCCAAAGGATGTGACATTCTTGGAGAAGAAGATATAGACTTAATTCCTGAGGTCCATGGTAAGGCGATGAAACTAGAAAATCAGGAGACATTGCTAAAAGAGGCAGTGGAAGCAGCAAAGAATGCAGATAAGGTAATATTAGCATTAGGGGAACATCGTCGTATGTCCGGTGAAGCTGCCAGCAGAGCAGAGTTAACATTACCGAAAGTGCAAGAAAGATTACTCCATGCTATCTATGAAGTAAACCCTAATATTGGTGTAGTACTTTTTACTGGCAGACCTTTGGATTTACGCTTAGTATCAGAAAAATCCAAAGCAATATTAAATGTGTGGATGCCTGGAACAGAGGGTGGCAATGCTATTCTTAATGTGCTTACTGGAAAGGTGAGTCCTAGCGGAAAGCTACCTATGAGTTTTCCATATTGTGTGGGACAAGTACCAGTTCACTATAATGAGTATTTTACCGGCAGACCTTATGATCCAAAAAGCGATGGAAAAGAATATCGTTCCAATTACAGAGATATTCCAAATTCTCCTCTTTATCCTTTTGGCTATGGACTTAGTTATGCAAAGTTTCAATATTCTGACCTTAAGTTAAGTAAGGATACAATGCAGGAAGGGGAAACTCTTGAAGCATGTATTAAGATTAAAAACGAAGGAGAATATAGCGGAACAGAAACCGTTCAACTCTATATCAGAGATTGTGTGGGAAGTGTGGTTCGTCCAAGAAAAGAACTAAAAGCTTATCAGAAGGTGGACTTGAAACCTGGTGAAGTGAAATGTGTAACTTTTAAGATTACGGAAGAAATGTTGCAATTCTGTAAGGCGGATTTAACCTTTGGTAGTGAAAAAGGTGAGTTCCATGTGTTTATTGGTACTGATAGTAATACACAAGAATATGTATCGTTTGAATTAATATAGGGGATGTGGATATGGACGAAATCAAATTACTAGCTGTGGGTAACAGCTTTTCAGAAGATGCGCTATATTATTTACATGACGTGGCGAAAGCCGATGGTATAGAATTGAAGGTAGTAAATTTATATATTGGAGGTTGTTCCCTAGAACGACATTGGAGTAATGTTTTAACGGAATCGAAAGACTATTTGTATGAAGCAAAGGGACAATCAACGGAACGATATGTATCGGTAAATGAGGTTCTGAAAGAAGAAAAGTGGAATTATATTATAACACAGCAAGCAAGTCATGATAGTGGTATAGAAGAGTCCTATTTTCCTTATTTAAATCAGCTGTTAGATTATTTTAAATCTAACTGTCCAGAGGCGGAATATTTATTACATAAAACCTGGGCATATGAAATTGATAGTAATCACAGTGAGTTTGGAAGATATCATTGTAGTCAGCAGGAAATGTATGAAAAACTAAGCAAATGTTATGATATGGCGTCTGAAAAAACAGGTATGAGATTAATTCCTAGTGCAGATGTAATTCAAAGAGTAAGAAAAAAGGCACCATTTCGTTATGAACTTGGAGAAAAATCACTATGTAGAGATGGGTATCATATGGATATGATCTATGGAAGGTATCTATTGGCTGGGGTTATATATACATTCCTATTTGGACGGGATATCAAGAAAAATAGTTTTGTGCCAAAAGGTGCGGATATAGAAACTCTGAATGTGATAAAACAATGTATTTATGAAGAATTTAAATGTGATAGTGTAAATTAGTTGAATACGTTATGAAAAACTTATGAATGTATTTTTTTTGGCTCTAATATTAGTTCGTTGGTGCGAGGTGCGTTGCACTCGTAACAACGTTGATATTAGAGCTATTTTTTTAGGCTCTGTGTCAAGTGTTGGGGCGGGTTCTTGTGGAACCCGCTTCTTTACTAGAATCAGAGCTGTTTTTATGTTATTTTCTATAATGTCTGTTTTTGGACATGACAAATAAACCTCGTGCCAGTCTAGCTTTATTTAATTCATACTATGCAATATTCTGGTTCTGAAACGTGGGAAGTTTTTCATACCAAATGATACACGTTTTAGAATTTTAATTTTGTTATTATACCCTTCTGTAGGGCCATTGGTTAATCCGTATTTAAATGCATTTAAAATTCCTTCCGACCAATTACGATAAGTAGCTGCGCATTTCTCAAACTCCTCTAAGCCGGATGTTTCAGCCCATTTAATCCATTCAAAGAATTGTTTTCTTTGTTCTGAGTATTTCTTATTTTGGCATATCGCATAAAACCATTCTTTTAATTTATGAGCTAAGCGAAGATCATCATTGTATTGTAACATTAAATCACATGCATGCTTTTTTTCTTCTTTGAGCTTATAATATCGTGTAAGAATCAACTTTCGACTACGTTTATAGTATTTCCGTAATGCTACAGGCATTGTCTTTTGAAGACGTTTGCGTACCTTTTCAGTAGCCCAAGTTACTTGGCGAATGAAATGATATTTATCAATAATAATGGCAGCATTGGGAAAATAAATTTTAGCTAATTCAACATAAGGCTGCCACATATCACAAACAAAGAATTTCACTCGATATCTTTCTGCGCGATTTAGTCCAGAGAAGTAAGATGATAAGTGAGCCTGTGATCGATTAGGGAGAATATCCATAACAGAAGGTAAGTTTGGATTTACTATAATACATTGATACTTTCCTGCATCTGTATCGCCTTTGAATTCGTCAATAGAAATAGAATTTTTAAGCTTCGGACAGGAATAACTGAGCGTATCAAGAATTCTAGCA
This window contains:
- a CDS encoding ABC transporter substrate-binding protein, which codes for MKLKKVVSSILCLTMATVLLAGCSKGGKANQTGNQADSEGNVELSQHVTLSLYLYGSAGVANADILAEINRKLTEDINTSIEIKYIDWGDIGTKYPLIWASGEEFDMAYASATTAVPFYTLAKQGSLYDITSIIDKYTPTLKEKVPASSWAATSSDGKIYGVPSLGSGYNNTGFVYNKANCKKWGISEVTDLESMIAYCDASVANGIYPFNGDANISKDFYKMLVELTGKWVPAPGISNEEMFLVTRDYNNINDIVHPAFTDEFVEFVKMLDEWEGKGYWPKDILSASTGDKEMYKNGQSSSYITHLGDWTGNYTNIHGQLQDQDIDAWYFGETTNKIMKSSPAQDITVVNANSKNAERCVMAIEKFLTDQSYYNLWQYGIEGRQYQVADGFLEKPASYDENVDAGGFAGWAFSNSEFKIPLKTEHPSRYEKMAEWSKIYLSDPYTGFSFDSSKVSTELSAISNVNSTLGIQLMLGKTDNVEAAIEEYRNQLKKAGIDTVIEELKNQLSSFTPVVTN
- a CDS encoding LacI family DNA-binding transcriptional regulator, which encodes MAKVNIKDIARLSGVGIATVSRVINQTGKVSEKTRKKVMDVINEYNYIPNNNARNLKLTQSENIALIVKYMSNPFFIKMMDVIEMEMESRGYPLLIQNVDDRSDELDIAISESMHSNLCGVIILGGSFSSYTEAKFKQLGIPSVLLTVNSEGNVDPSLYSSVIIDDEKEAYKATKYLIEMGHRNIGFLYKDSDSLVTPNILRYQGYKRALEESGIPVDNNLISTGLPISGTGFRTGFMAMKQLMQKNPHMTAVFAFSDVLAIGAAKAALSSGKRIPEDISIIGFDGIEMMEFYNPALDTVYQPATEMALSAVSLLQGMMNGEKSQHIVYDSVIMKRGSVKKI
- the bglX gene encoding beta-glucosidase BglX, which produces MDQQKLKELVSDMSLTEKINQLLQVTSGFFVNEAELTGPIRENGITEESISEAGSIIGLLGAKKYKEIQDAYIEKHPHKIPLLIMLDVINGFRTIFPIPLAQGATFEPELSKKCAKIAAKESAVSGVHVTFAPMVDLVRDARWGRVMESTGEDTKLNSDFAAAMVEGFQGNHVGEEYKIAACVKHFAAYGAPTAGREYNTVELSENTLRGYYLPAYEAAIKAGVEMVMTSFNTLNGVPATGNQWLMRDVLRDEMKFDGVLISDWAAIEELIYHGYAKDRKAAAGLAMNAGVDIDMMTGIYSQNLVSLIEDGTVKEEILDEAVLRILQLKNKLGLFENPYKDADEEKEKEVILCEEHRQVSLEAAEKSFVLLKNEGILPLNKKEKVALIGPFVHEKEIYGTWSMLGRPEDTVSIANAAEKYRVDYELTFAKGCDILGEEDIDLIPEVHGKAMKLENQETLLKEAVEAAKNADKVILALGEHRRMSGEAASRAELTLPKVQERLLHAIYEVNPNIGVVLFTGRPLDLRLVSEKSKAILNVWMPGTEGGNAILNVLTGKVSPSGKLPMSFPYCVGQVPVHYNEYFTGRPYDPKSDGKEYRSNYRDIPNSPLYPFGYGLSYAKFQYSDLKLSKDTMQEGETLEACIKIKNEGEYSGTETVQLYIRDCVGSVVRPRKELKAYQKVDLKPGEVKCVTFKITEEMLQFCKADLTFGSEKGEFHVFIGTDSNTQEYVSFELI
- a CDS encoding DUF4886 domain-containing protein; translation: MDEIKLLAVGNSFSEDALYYLHDVAKADGIELKVVNLYIGGCSLERHWSNVLTESKDYLYEAKGQSTERYVSVNEVLKEEKWNYIITQQASHDSGIEESYFPYLNQLLDYFKSNCPEAEYLLHKTWAYEIDSNHSEFGRYHCSQQEMYEKLSKCYDMASEKTGMRLIPSADVIQRVRKKAPFRYELGEKSLCRDGYHMDMIYGRYLLAGVIYTFLFGRDIKKNSFVPKGADIETLNVIKQCIYEEFKCDSVN
- a CDS encoding ISL3 family transposase, whose protein sequence is MHNYCINKLLDLKGVKIKNITHADTFVKIYLETNPSEHICPNCGKQTKRVHDYRDQKIKDLPFQFKNCFLVLRKRRYICTCGKRFYEKYSFLARYQQRTTRLTHIIAHMLRELVSMKSIAKRTNVSPSTVARILDTLSYSCPKLKNSISIDEFKGDTDAGKYQCIIVNPNLPSVMDILPNRSQAHLSSYFSGLNRAERYRVKFFVCDMWQPYVELAKIYFPNAAIIIDKYHFIRQVTWATEKVRKRLQKTMPVALRKYYKRSRKLILTRYYKLKEEKKHACDLMLQYNDDLRLAHKLKEWFYAICQNKKYSEQRKQFFEWIKWAETSGLEEFEKCAATYRNWSEGILNAFKYGLTNGPTEGYNNKIKILKRVSFGMKNFPRFRTRILHSMN